From one Rhizobium rosettiformans genomic stretch:
- a CDS encoding ABC transporter permease yields MTKAIVNRLIQAALVAFMVGLISFVMTRSLPGDLAYRIAAGRYGYDVVDSAAAAKVAAELDLGKPAIIALFDWMADLLRFDLGTSLVTGKPVIEEIGMQLGHTVQLAFAAIVLSLFIGPPLGILAGLRPGGVLDRTLMLVSTGLRALPQFVVGLVLIIIFGITFNLLPVAGHTHGAHLVLPALTLALGLAAVSNRVARDAMVAVSRSPYYAFGRTKGLTEWQVFSRHGLRNVAVPIVTYLGVQFVYLVEGVVVVETLFAWPGIGHALVHAIFGRDVPMIQGTALVMGLMFVALNALVDLFCHGIDPRRRST; encoded by the coding sequence ATGACGAAGGCCATTGTGAACCGCCTGATCCAGGCGGCTCTGGTGGCGTTCATGGTGGGGCTCATCTCCTTCGTGATGACACGGTCGCTTCCGGGCGACCTTGCCTACCGGATCGCCGCCGGCCGCTATGGCTATGACGTTGTCGACAGTGCGGCGGCGGCGAAAGTCGCGGCCGAACTCGACCTCGGCAAGCCGGCGATCATTGCCCTCTTCGACTGGATGGCCGACCTCTTGCGCTTCGATCTCGGGACCTCCCTGGTGACGGGTAAACCCGTCATCGAAGAGATCGGCATGCAGCTCGGTCACACGGTCCAGCTGGCCTTCGCCGCCATCGTGCTGTCGCTGTTCATCGGACCGCCACTCGGCATTCTCGCGGGTCTCAGGCCCGGCGGGGTGCTCGACCGCACACTGATGCTGGTCTCGACGGGGCTGCGTGCCCTGCCGCAGTTCGTTGTCGGCCTGGTCCTGATCATCATCTTCGGGATCACCTTCAATCTCCTGCCCGTGGCAGGCCACACCCATGGTGCGCATCTCGTGCTTCCGGCGCTGACGCTGGCGCTCGGTCTTGCTGCCGTCTCCAACCGGGTGGCGCGGGATGCCATGGTCGCCGTTTCGCGCTCTCCCTACTACGCCTTCGGCCGCACGAAGGGGCTCACCGAGTGGCAGGTGTTCTCGCGGCATGGCTTGCGCAATGTCGCCGTCCCGATCGTCACCTATCTCGGCGTGCAGTTCGTTTATCTCGTCGAGGGGGTCGTCGTTGTCGAGACGCTGTTTGCCTGGCCGGGCATCGGCCATGCGCTGGTGCATGCGATCTTTGGCCGTGATGTGCCGATGATCCAGGGCACGGCATTGGTCATGGGACTGATGTTCGTCGCGCTCAATGCGCTGGTCGATCTCTTTTGCCATGGCATCGATCCCCGGAGACGCAGCACATGA
- a CDS encoding ABC transporter substrate-binding protein yields the protein MFRNIFAASLALLLAGAAPTMADDGVVDIVAPFEIGGLDPSKSGDIFLRMGIVETLVEADKDGNPVPALAQSWTVSEDGLTWRFELQPGVKFQDGTALTAEAVVAALKIAKDKAGLLSKAPIADIKAEGEGTVVVSLSKPFVPLLAFLAENRAQILAPASYEGADVKAIIGTGPFKLTKIEPPQSLAVERFADYWSEKPEIEKATYLSVSRAETRALMAESGDADYVFNLDPASRTRLSKSDKVVLQSVSIPRSVLLKVNAGHPFLADVKAREALSLAIDREGLAVAILRYPAAATQLFPPSLKIWHNADLAPLGYDVDKAKALLAELGWTAGDDGILVKDGKPFALTLTTYPDRPELPLIAAVLQDQLKEIGVALTINSTNSSEIPAKHQDGSLELALMARNFALVPDPIGTMLSDYGPDGGDWGAMNWTNAGFEQALDDLTRVTDPAEGEALRHQAVAAIQAELPVIPLAWYQQTVAFSPNLEGAAIDPFERSFGLQTMRWAK from the coding sequence ATGTTCAGGAATATCTTCGCAGCCTCACTCGCGCTTCTGCTTGCCGGTGCCGCACCCACCATGGCGGACGATGGTGTCGTCGACATCGTCGCTCCCTTCGAGATCGGCGGTCTCGATCCGTCCAAGTCAGGCGACATATTTCTGCGCATGGGGATCGTCGAAACCCTGGTCGAGGCGGACAAGGATGGCAATCCGGTTCCCGCACTCGCCCAGAGCTGGACGGTCAGCGAGGACGGCCTGACCTGGCGCTTCGAGCTGCAGCCGGGCGTCAAGTTCCAGGATGGCACCGCGCTGACGGCCGAAGCGGTTGTCGCAGCACTGAAGATCGCCAAGGACAAGGCCGGACTTCTGAGCAAGGCACCGATCGCCGACATCAAGGCCGAAGGGGAGGGCACGGTTGTCGTCTCGCTCTCGAAGCCTTTCGTGCCACTGCTCGCTTTCCTTGCCGAGAACCGTGCCCAGATCCTGGCACCGGCCTCTTATGAAGGCGCTGACGTCAAGGCGATCATCGGAACGGGGCCCTTCAAGCTAACGAAGATTGAGCCGCCGCAGAGCCTCGCCGTCGAGCGATTTGCCGATTACTGGAGTGAGAAGCCCGAAATCGAGAAGGCGACCTATCTTTCGGTGAGCCGCGCTGAGACCCGCGCGCTGATGGCCGAGAGCGGTGACGCCGACTATGTCTTCAACCTCGATCCCGCCAGCCGCACGCGTCTTTCCAAGAGCGACAAGGTCGTCCTGCAGTCGGTGTCGATCCCGCGCAGCGTGCTGCTCAAGGTCAATGCCGGTCATCCTTTCCTCGCCGACGTCAAGGCGCGCGAGGCGCTGAGCCTTGCCATCGACCGGGAAGGTCTTGCCGTAGCCATCCTGCGCTATCCGGCTGCTGCGACCCAGCTTTTCCCGCCGAGCCTGAAGATCTGGCACAATGCCGATCTGGCACCGCTCGGCTATGATGTCGACAAGGCCAAGGCGCTTCTCGCCGAGCTTGGCTGGACGGCGGGTGATGACGGCATTCTGGTCAAGGACGGCAAGCCTTTCGCATTGACGCTCACCACCTATCCCGATCGTCCCGAACTGCCGCTGATTGCCGCCGTCCTGCAGGATCAGTTGAAGGAGATTGGCGTTGCGCTCACCATCAACTCGACCAATTCCTCCGAGATCCCGGCCAAGCATCAGGATGGTTCGCTGGAACTGGCGCTGATGGCGCGCAACTTTGCCCTGGTGCCGGACCCGATCGGCACCATGCTTTCCGACTACGGTCCTGATGGTGGTGACTGGGGTGCCATGAACTGGACGAATGCCGGCTTCGAACAGGCGCTTGATGATCTGACCCGCGTCACGGACCCCGCTGAAGGCGAGGCGCTGCGCCATCAGGCCGTCGCTGCCATTCAGGCCGAACTGCCGGTCATTCCGCTGGCCTGGTATCAGCAGACGGTCGCCTTTTCGCCGAATCTCGAGGGGGCGGCGATCGATCCGTTCGAGCGTAGCTTCGGTCTTCAAACCATGCGGTGGGCGAAATGA
- a CDS encoding rhodanese-related sulfurtransferase has protein sequence MTEHTSAPHPETTGAFCVAALYHFAKFPRFESFQEPLETLCKTEGVKGTLLIAHEGINGTIAGTDAAIAKVLAYIRSQPEFSNLEHKESRASKMPFLRMKVRLKKEIVTMGVEDIDPNEIVGTYVDPKDWNDLISDPETIVIDTRNDYETAIGIFRGAVDPNTKTFREFPDWVKNNPGLHNKPKIAMYCTGGIRCEKATAFMKQQGFEEVYHLKGGILKYLEEVPEEQSLWDGACFVFDERVSVTHGLKEGDHRLCHACRSPITAEELTHPHYEEGVSCSHCYPERSEADRDRYRQRQLQIALARKRGEKHIGG, from the coding sequence ATGACCGAACACACTTCAGCCCCCCACCCTGAGACAACCGGCGCCTTTTGCGTCGCCGCCCTCTATCACTTTGCCAAGTTCCCGCGCTTCGAAAGCTTCCAGGAGCCACTCGAGACCCTTTGCAAAACAGAAGGCGTCAAGGGCACGCTGCTGATTGCCCATGAAGGCATCAACGGCACCATCGCCGGCACAGACGCCGCGATCGCCAAGGTGCTTGCCTACATTCGTAGCCAGCCGGAATTCTCGAACCTGGAGCACAAGGAAAGCCGGGCCTCCAAGATGCCCTTCCTGCGCATGAAGGTTCGGCTGAAAAAGGAAATCGTCACCATGGGCGTCGAGGACATCGACCCCAACGAGATCGTCGGTACCTATGTCGATCCGAAGGACTGGAACGATCTGATCTCCGATCCCGAGACCATCGTCATCGACACCCGCAACGATTACGAGACGGCGATCGGCATCTTCCGCGGCGCCGTCGACCCGAACACCAAGACGTTTCGCGAGTTTCCAGACTGGGTGAAGAACAATCCCGGCCTGCACAACAAGCCGAAGATCGCCATGTATTGCACCGGCGGCATCCGCTGCGAGAAGGCGACGGCCTTCATGAAGCAGCAGGGTTTTGAGGAGGTCTACCACCTCAAGGGCGGCATCCTGAAATATCTGGAGGAAGTGCCGGAAGAACAGAGCCTCTGGGACGGCGCCTGCTTCGTTTTTGACGAGCGGGTCTCTGTGACCCATGGCCTGAAAGAGGGCGATCACAGGCTCTGCCATGCCTGCCGCAGCCCGATCACGGCAGAGGAACTCACCCATCCGCATTACGAGGAAGGCGTCTCCTGCAGCCATTGCTATCCCGAACGCAGCGAAGCCGACCGGGACCGCTATCGTCAGCGTCAATTGCAGATCGCGCTCGCACGGAAGCGTGGCGAAAAGCACATCGGCGGCTGA
- a CDS encoding putative bifunctional diguanylate cyclase/phosphodiesterase yields MRLHHFDRRLRPLATRRVAVAVLLVVFATLAMMVASIVMTALDRVASYANHLDEERSRETLVGAVQTFEHQLGATLLDYTAWDDAATNAYVHKDMAWMISNFGDMTFDSDLFDVAIVLDAEGRPMMAYSDGHPVEGDGSGYLTPALMGLFEKVHYGLSGRVPQALGFIRTQKGIGSAGVALIRPKSGEIDRPRADYVYLAFIRHLTPATVERLSEAYVLPGLVLTPPSSATTAVTIAAPSGENIAALAWKPRAPGDQSREQVAPLIKAALIIVTIYAVLLVIIGNAELRRVRADEANAVKLAQTDRLSGLLNRAGLTQLLEDQVRRGRDANEDVVLLYLDLDGFKEVNDAYGHATGDRLIRAVAAGLSVLVGDASALARIGGDEFGIVLTGNNAQERALSLASSIIAFFDEPVLLGERTVVVGCSIGICVSEGGLVDGGELTRRADMAMYSSKDGGRGRWTVYDPRMDEERQSRNQMEIDLREAIARGEIEVVYQPVVDAKTFALVSVEALARWTRRGHGPVSPDVFIPIAETSGLIDQLGLCVLSQALRQLGHWPELKLSVNVSPGQFRDPAFVDHVAATFEEARIEPGRVVLEMTETYFIQSPERARLAMDRLRSLGLRIALDDFGAGFSSVGYLRQFGFDRMKIDRSLVQSLDRGHRAVEMLQATVALARSLGIPVTAEGVETEQQAVILRIAGCDQLQGYLFGRPQSPEEIASLMLRPMELRAKAAELAFAGGRDGGASA; encoded by the coding sequence ATGCGGCTTCACCATTTCGACAGACGGCTACGGCCACTTGCCACCCGACGGGTGGCGGTCGCAGTCTTGCTTGTCGTATTCGCGACCTTGGCGATGATGGTAGCCTCGATCGTGATGACCGCGCTCGATCGCGTCGCGAGCTACGCCAATCATCTGGACGAGGAACGCTCGCGCGAAACGCTCGTCGGCGCCGTCCAGACCTTCGAACATCAACTGGGCGCGACACTGCTCGACTACACCGCCTGGGATGATGCCGCGACCAATGCCTATGTCCACAAGGACATGGCCTGGATGATCAGCAATTTCGGCGACATGACCTTCGACAGCGACCTGTTCGACGTCGCGATCGTGCTCGATGCCGAGGGTCGTCCGATGATGGCCTATTCCGATGGGCACCCCGTCGAGGGAGATGGCAGCGGCTATCTGACGCCGGCGCTGATGGGGCTCTTCGAAAAGGTTCACTACGGTCTGAGTGGACGTGTGCCGCAGGCGCTTGGGTTCATCCGTACGCAGAAGGGCATCGGTTCGGCGGGTGTGGCGCTGATCCGGCCGAAATCCGGCGAGATCGATAGGCCTCGTGCGGACTATGTCTATCTTGCCTTCATTCGGCATTTGACACCCGCGACCGTAGAACGCCTCTCGGAGGCCTACGTGCTGCCCGGTCTTGTGCTGACGCCGCCATCCTCCGCGACCACTGCAGTCACCATCGCTGCTCCGTCCGGCGAAAACATCGCTGCGCTGGCCTGGAAGCCGCGTGCGCCGGGTGACCAGAGCCGCGAGCAGGTCGCGCCCCTGATCAAGGCAGCGCTTATCATTGTCACCATCTATGCTGTTCTGCTTGTGATCATCGGCAATGCCGAGTTGCGCCGTGTGCGGGCGGATGAAGCCAATGCCGTCAAACTCGCCCAGACCGACCGCCTCAGCGGACTTCTCAACCGAGCCGGCCTCACCCAGTTGCTCGAGGATCAGGTGCGACGCGGGCGCGACGCCAACGAAGACGTCGTCCTGCTCTATCTCGATCTGGATGGCTTCAAGGAGGTGAACGACGCCTATGGCCATGCGACGGGGGACCGGCTCATCCGCGCGGTCGCAGCCGGCCTCTCGGTTCTTGTCGGGGATGCTTCGGCACTTGCCCGGATCGGCGGCGACGAGTTCGGCATCGTGCTGACGGGCAACAATGCGCAGGAGCGAGCCCTTTCACTCGCAAGCTCGATCATCGCCTTCTTCGACGAGCCGGTGCTTCTGGGCGAACGCACTGTCGTTGTCGGATGCAGCATCGGCATCTGCGTTTCCGAGGGCGGTCTTGTCGATGGCGGTGAACTGACCCGGCGCGCCGACATGGCCATGTATTCGTCAAAGGATGGTGGCCGGGGCCGCTGGACGGTTTACGATCCTCGCATGGACGAGGAGCGGCAGAGCCGCAATCAGATGGAAATCGATCTGCGCGAGGCGATTGCTCGCGGCGAGATCGAGGTCGTCTACCAACCGGTCGTCGATGCCAAGACCTTTGCCCTTGTCAGCGTCGAGGCGCTGGCGCGCTGGACGCGCAGGGGACATGGGCCGGTGTCGCCGGATGTCTTCATTCCGATCGCCGAGACCAGCGGCCTGATCGACCAGCTCGGCCTCTGCGTTCTCAGCCAGGCGCTGCGCCAGCTCGGCCACTGGCCGGAGCTGAAGCTTTCGGTCAACGTTTCTCCCGGCCAGTTCCGCGATCCGGCCTTTGTCGATCATGTCGCCGCGACCTTCGAGGAGGCGCGCATCGAACCTGGTCGTGTCGTCCTGGAAATGACTGAGACCTATTTCATCCAGAGCCCCGAGCGGGCACGGCTCGCCATGGACCGGCTACGGTCGCTCGGCCTCAGGATCGCGCTTGATGATTTCGGCGCGGGCTTCTCTAGTGTTGGTTATCTTAGGCAGTTCGGCTTCGACCGGATGAAGATTGACCGGTCGCTCGTTCAATCGCTCGATCGCGGCCATCGGGCGGTCGAAATGCTGCAGGCGACCGTGGCGTTGGCCCGCTCACTTGGCATCCCCGTTACGGCCGAAGGCGTCGAAACCGAGCAGCAGGCCGTCATCCTCCGGATTGCCGGCTGTGACCAGTTGCAGGGCTATCTCTTCGGGCGTCCGCAGTCGCCCGAAGAGATCGCGTCGCTGATGCTGAGACCGATGGAATTGCGGGCCAAGGCTGCCGAACTCGCCTTTGCCGGCGGCCGCGATGGCGGTGCTTCGGCCTGA
- a CDS encoding NAD(P)H-dependent oxidoreductase, whose translation MSALIEKLNWRYATKKMDPSKSVSEDKVERIVEAARLAPTSSGLQPFEVIVVTNKDVRAKIQEIAWNQAQVTEGSHLLVFAAWDNYTVERINHMFDLTNDERGFKNEGFENYRQMLLGMYPGRDADVNFEHAARQVYIGFGMSVAAAAFEGVDATPMEGFDAAKLDEILGLREKGLRSVTILPLGYRAAEGDWLAGLKKVRRPRDEFVSVVD comes from the coding sequence ATGTCCGCATTGATTGAAAAGCTGAACTGGCGTTACGCCACCAAGAAGATGGACCCGTCCAAGTCCGTGTCCGAGGACAAGGTCGAGCGCATTGTCGAGGCGGCGCGTCTCGCACCGACCTCCAGCGGGTTGCAGCCCTTCGAAGTCATCGTCGTCACCAACAAGGACGTCCGTGCCAAGATCCAGGAAATCGCCTGGAACCAGGCACAGGTGACCGAAGGTTCGCATCTTCTCGTCTTCGCCGCCTGGGACAACTACACGGTCGAGCGTATCAACCACATGTTCGACCTCACCAATGACGAGCGCGGCTTCAAGAACGAGGGCTTCGAAAACTATCGCCAGATGCTGCTCGGCATGTATCCGGGCCGCGATGCGGACGTGAACTTCGAGCATGCCGCCCGCCAGGTCTATATCGGCTTTGGCATGTCCGTTGCTGCTGCCGCCTTCGAAGGCGTCGATGCCACCCCGATGGAAGGTTTCGATGCGGCCAAGCTCGACGAGATCCTGGGCTTGCGTGAAAAGGGTCTGCGCTCGGTGACAATCTTGCCGCTCGGCTATCGCGCCGCCGAAGGCGACTGGCTTGCCGGACTGAAGAAGGTGCGTCGTCCGAGGGATGAGTTCGTGTCCGTCGTCGACTGA
- a CDS encoding winged helix-turn-helix transcriptional regulator: MCDNYDPNKCQTVSEMLARLGDKWTVLVIMMLGDGPQRFSDLKRSVVGISQRMLTLTLRALERDGIVERTVHPTVPPKVEYALTDLGRSFGEPIRALGGWVFTHHERIQTARAEFDLRNEVDAGNKLIKLG, from the coding sequence ATGTGCGACAATTATGATCCGAACAAGTGCCAGACCGTCAGCGAAATGCTGGCGAGGCTAGGCGACAAATGGACGGTTCTGGTCATCATGATGCTCGGCGACGGGCCGCAACGCTTTTCCGACCTCAAGCGTTCAGTGGTCGGCATATCGCAGCGCATGCTGACATTGACACTGCGTGCCCTGGAACGCGACGGCATCGTCGAGCGCACGGTGCACCCAACCGTGCCGCCAAAGGTCGAATATGCGCTGACCGATCTCGGCCGCTCTTTCGGCGAGCCGATCCGGGCACTCGGCGGCTGGGTCTTCACCCATCACGAGCGCATCCAGACGGCCCGGGCCGAGTTCGACCTGCGCAACGAGGTGGATGCCGGCAACAAGCTGATCAAGCTCGGCTGA
- a CDS encoding GH1 family beta-glucosidase: MIDPKTLAARFPGDFLFGVATASFQIEGASKADGRKPSIWDAFSNMPGRVFGRHNGDVACDHYNRWESDLDLIKDMGVTGYRFSIAWPRIIPEGTGPINEKGLDFYDKLVDGLKARGIKAYATLYHWDLPLALMGEGGWTARSTAQAFQRYTKVVMERLGDRLDAVATFNEPWCSVWLSHLYGIHAPGERCMDAALHALHYTNLAHGLSVQAIREVAPKVPVGLVLNAHETLPGSDSAEDRAAAERAHQFHNGVFFDPVFKGEYPAEFLSALGHRMPKIEDGDLAIINQKLDWWGLNYYTPMRVANDPTPGAEFPATVGAPPVSKVKTDIGWEVYAPALKSLVERLYARYELPPCYITENGACYNMEVEGGEVEDQPRLDYYAEHLDKVADLIAGGYPMQGYFAWSLMDNFEWAEGYKMRFGLVHVDYDTQVRTIKKSGKWYRDLALEFPKGNFKAD, from the coding sequence ATGATCGATCCCAAGACGCTTGCCGCCCGTTTTCCTGGTGATTTCCTGTTCGGTGTCGCCACCGCCTCCTTCCAGATCGAAGGGGCGTCGAAGGCGGATGGGCGTAAGCCCTCGATCTGGGATGCCTTCTCCAACATGCCGGGTCGGGTGTTCGGGCGGCATAATGGCGATGTCGCCTGCGATCACTACAACAGGTGGGAAAGCGATCTCGACCTGATCAAGGACATGGGCGTGACCGGCTATCGCTTCTCGATCGCCTGGCCGCGCATCATTCCCGAAGGCACCGGTCCGATCAACGAGAAGGGACTCGATTTCTACGACAAGCTCGTCGACGGGCTGAAGGCACGCGGCATCAAGGCTTATGCGACGCTTTACCATTGGGATCTACCGCTCGCGCTGATGGGCGAGGGTGGCTGGACAGCGCGGTCGACGGCGCAGGCGTTTCAGCGCTACACCAAGGTCGTCATGGAACGGCTCGGCGATCGACTGGATGCGGTCGCAACCTTCAACGAGCCCTGGTGCTCGGTCTGGCTCAGCCATCTCTACGGCATTCACGCCCCCGGCGAGCGCTGCATGGATGCAGCCCTTCATGCACTGCATTATACCAATCTCGCCCATGGGCTTTCCGTCCAGGCGATCCGCGAAGTGGCGCCGAAAGTGCCGGTCGGGCTGGTCTTGAACGCGCATGAGACGCTGCCGGGTTCCGACAGCGCTGAAGACCGCGCTGCGGCCGAGCGGGCGCATCAGTTCCACAACGGCGTCTTCTTCGATCCGGTCTTCAAGGGCGAATACCCGGCCGAGTTCCTCTCGGCGCTTGGCCATCGCATGCCCAAGATCGAGGACGGCGATCTCGCCATCATCAACCAGAAGCTCGACTGGTGGGGGCTCAACTACTACACGCCGATGCGTGTGGCCAATGATCCGACGCCGGGTGCGGAATTCCCGGCCACGGTGGGCGCGCCGCCGGTTTCCAAGGTCAAGACTGATATCGGCTGGGAGGTCTACGCGCCGGCGCTGAAGTCGCTCGTTGAGCGGCTCTATGCCCGTTACGAACTGCCACCCTGCTACATCACCGAGAACGGCGCCTGCTACAACATGGAGGTCGAGGGTGGTGAGGTCGAAGATCAGCCGCGCCTCGATTACTATGCCGAACATCTCGACAAGGTCGCCGACCTGATCGCTGGGGGATATCCGATGCAGGGTTATTTCGCCTGGTCGCTGATGGACAATTTCGAATGGGCGGAAGGCTACAAGATGCGCTTCGGCCTCGTGCATGTGGATTACGACACCCAGGTCCGCACGATCAAGAAGAGCGGCAAGTGGTATCGGGATCTGGCGCTCGAGTTTCCGAAGGGGAACTTTAAGGCGGATTGA
- a CDS encoding Gfo/Idh/MocA family protein, which translates to MAIEASKTGERTPKIRLGMVGGGQGAFIGAVHRMAARLDDHYDLVAGALSSTPEKSLASGRDLGLDPERCYGSFQEMAEKEAAREDGIQAVSIVTPNHVHFAAAKAFLEKGIHVICDKPLTSNLEDAKALKAIADQAKALFILTHNYTGYPMVRHARELVASGELGDIRLVQMEYPQDWLAEPVEQTGAKQAVWRTDPAQSGAGGSTGDIGTHAYNLGSFISGLELDELAADVHTFVEGRRLDDNAHVMLRFKGGAKGMLWCSQVATGNENGLKVRIYGTKAGIEWTQADPNYLWFTRLGEPKQLITRGGAGANAAAARVTRIPSGHPEGYLEAFATIYTEAAHAINAAKAGTAVDAAVVYPTVDDGVKGVAFVEACIESSKKNGGWVKV; encoded by the coding sequence ATGGCGATCGAAGCGAGCAAAACGGGCGAGCGGACACCGAAGATCCGGTTGGGCATGGTCGGCGGCGGGCAAGGCGCCTTTATCGGCGCGGTGCACAGAATGGCGGCCCGGCTGGACGACCACTATGATCTGGTTGCCGGCGCTCTGTCGTCGACGCCGGAAAAGTCACTCGCTTCGGGCCGTGATCTCGGGCTTGATCCGGAGCGGTGCTATGGCTCCTTCCAGGAGATGGCTGAGAAGGAAGCAGCGCGGGAAGACGGCATCCAGGCGGTGTCGATCGTGACGCCGAACCACGTGCATTTCGCCGCCGCCAAGGCTTTTCTCGAAAAGGGTATCCATGTCATCTGCGACAAGCCGCTGACATCCAATCTCGAAGACGCCAAGGCGCTCAAGGCCATTGCCGACCAGGCCAAGGCCCTGTTTATCCTGACGCATAACTATACTGGCTATCCGATGGTTCGCCATGCGCGTGAACTCGTCGCGTCCGGCGAGCTCGGCGACATCAGACTGGTGCAGATGGAATATCCGCAGGATTGGCTGGCGGAACCCGTCGAACAGACCGGTGCGAAACAGGCCGTCTGGCGCACTGATCCGGCACAGTCCGGTGCTGGCGGTTCGACCGGGGACATCGGCACCCATGCCTACAACCTCGGCTCCTTCATCTCGGGCCTCGAACTCGACGAGCTGGCCGCCGACGTGCACACCTTCGTCGAGGGCCGACGTCTCGATGACAACGCCCATGTGATGCTGCGCTTCAAGGGTGGCGCCAAGGGCATGCTGTGGTGCAGCCAGGTGGCGACCGGCAATGAAAACGGGCTGAAGGTTCGCATCTACGGCACCAAGGCCGGCATCGAATGGACGCAGGCCGATCCGAACTATCTGTGGTTCACGCGTCTCGGCGAACCGAAGCAGCTGATCACGCGCGGCGGGGCAGGGGCGAATGCGGCTGCGGCCCGCGTCACCCGGATCCCGTCCGGGCATCCGGAAGGCTATCTCGAAGCGTTCGCGACGATCTACACGGAAGCGGCTCACGCCATCAATGCGGCAAAGGCCGGGACTGCGGTCGATGCGGCGGTGGTCTATCCGACCGTGGATGACGGCGTGAAGGGTGTCGCCTTTGTCGAGGCGTGCATCGAGTCTTCGAAGAAGAATGGTGGTTGGGTGAAGGTGTAA
- a CDS encoding CatB-related O-acetyltransferase codes for MPFLDPRQPHPITLADGTPYRETVQLAAVIDHPRMEVGDFSYFTHSGRAEETAQILAPYLYPFSQERLVIGRFVQIAREAIIITSSANHAMTGITTYPFRVFSPETIDGYQDLPFHDTVVGHDVWIGHGATIMPGVTIGSGAIIAARAVVTRDVPPYAIVGGNPATVIRMRFTDEEITDLLTLAWWDWPLDRIERALPHLESGDIAALKKV; via the coding sequence ATGCCTTTTCTCGACCCGAGACAACCCCATCCCATCACGCTCGCCGATGGCACGCCTTATCGCGAGACCGTCCAGCTTGCCGCCGTCATCGATCATCCGCGCATGGAGGTCGGCGACTTCAGCTACTTCACCCATTCCGGCAGAGCGGAAGAAACGGCGCAAATTCTTGCGCCCTACCTCTATCCCTTCAGCCAGGAACGGCTGGTCATCGGCCGCTTCGTGCAGATCGCCCGGGAGGCGATCATCATCACCAGTTCGGCCAACCACGCCATGACGGGTATCACGACTTATCCCTTCCGCGTCTTCAGCCCCGAGACCATTGATGGCTATCAGGACCTGCCCTTCCATGACACCGTTGTCGGCCACGACGTCTGGATTGGCCATGGCGCAACGATCATGCCGGGGGTCACAATCGGTTCTGGCGCGATCATTGCCGCCCGCGCCGTCGTCACCCGCGATGTGCCGCCCTACGCCATCGTCGGCGGCAATCCGGCAACCGTGATCCGCATGCGCTTCACGGATGAAGAGATCACCGATCTGCTCACCCTCGCTTGGTGGGACTGGCCGCTCGACAGGATCGAACGCGCCCTGCCCCACCTCGAGAGCGGCGACATCGCCGCCCTCAAGAAGGTCTAA